The following proteins are encoded in a genomic region of Tigriopus californicus strain San Diego chromosome 6, Tcal_SD_v2.1, whole genome shotgun sequence:
- the LOC131881574 gene encoding RAB6A-GEF complex partner protein 2-like, with protein sequence MEVEVDFAPKAVFLAGERLTCTIHFRVPPRSRSPSPSPTEFLAWSSVQLQCEVVMESNASVGEVVKIQQNGRTSLRPSDWSEGRQIVSSKPKVLFCELSLQAGQAQSFAYSDRIPSEAPPTYRGRNIKFAYHLLIGTQRPNAPVQLVKVPVRVLASPYPVVAPEEPPPPRPSVGLSSALAALQSPDPGQNPFLIAPDATPSEDSEANQVRKSMMSQSHHHFHRKLTYYNISNSQGRIAELCLVKRDFKLGEEIVGVFNFAVGHVACLQYSARLLCQEEILGAPDRVDFTRTSDIPHGRYHEFCLGFSECGLSLEVPLNATPTFNSNVCNISWRIHFEFVLSMDESVTRAPDRELVEWNGPQKVNVQTLAWDLPIVIHPSEALHVELALRHKKKHKFNLEP encoded by the coding sequence ATGGAAGTGGAAGTGGACTTCGCGCCCAAGGCCGTATTTTTGGCGGGCGAGCGGCTCACCTGCACCATTCACTTCCGCGTCCCACCGCGCTCGCGCTCACCCTCGCCCTCGCCCACGGAGTTCCTGGCCTGGTCCAGTGTCCAACTCCAATGCGAGGTGGTCATGGAATCCAATGCGAGCGTGGGCGAGGTGGTCAAAATCCAACAGAACGGCCGAACCTCGCTCCGACCTTCGGATTGGAGCGAGGGTCGGCAAATCGTGTCCTCCAAGCCCAAGGTGCTCTTTTGCGAGCTCAGCCTTCAGGCGGGTCAAGCCCAGAGCTTCGCCTATTCGGATCGCATCCCGTCCGAAGCGCCGCCCACTTACCGGGGGCGGAATATTAAATTCGCCTACCACCTCTTGATTGGCACGCAGCGCCCTAACGCGCCCGTTCAATTGGTGAAGGTGCCGGTGCGCGTACTCGCCTCGCCTTACCCCGTGGTAGCGCCTGAAGAGCCGCCCCCGCCGCGACCTTCAGTCGGCTTGAGCTCGGCCTTGGCCGCGCTCCAAAGCCCGGATCCGGGTCAGAATCCGTTTCTGATCGCGCCCGACGCCACGCCATCGGAAGACAGCGAGGCCAACCAGGTGCGCAAGAGCATGATGAGTCAGTCCCATCATCATTTCCACCGGAAGCTCACTTACTACAATATTTCCAACTCTCAAGGGCGCATCGCTGAGCTCTGCTTGGTCAAGCGGGACTTCAAGCTGGGCGAGGAGATTGTGGGCGTGTTCAATTTCGCGGTGGGTCACGTGGCTTGTTTACAGTATTCGGCTCGGTTGCTTTGTCAAGAGGAGATCTTGGGCGCGCCGGATCGGGTGGATTTCACCCGCACTTCCGACATTCCTCACGGGCGATATCATGAGTTCTGTTTGGGCTTCTCCGAATGCGGCTTGTCCCTGGAGGTCCCGTTGAACGCCACGCCCACTTTCAACTCGAATGTGTGCAACATCTCGTGGCGAATTCACTTTGAATTCGTCCTGTCCATGGACGAGAGTGTGACGCGTGCCCCCGATCGAGAATTGGTCGAATGGAACGGCCCGCAAAAGGTCAATGTCCAGACTTTGGCCTGGGATCTGCCCATtgtgatccatccatccgaaGCTTTGCACGTGGAGCTCGCCTTGCGGCATAAGAAGAAGCATAAGTTCAATCTCGAGCCATAA
- the LOC131881573 gene encoding nuclear pore membrane glycoprotein 210-like, which produces MSRRLSWVCMVGVVCLTWVWAGQGVWGSKLNVPRVLLPFSEEGTQFVLFAHENDDNDKRGCFKWKSSRPELVSITPVNEDPIQSCSSSAVVSSVSKSRSSKVQSVITAEDVQSPGHLLRCDVIVDTIHALQIVTKTHELYLEEAPEEFEVRAYDDQGNEFSTLEKIIFKWTIDNNVKKPGTMGDNIRFINFRDSTYAFEDTLMAIEAQNKQGRKVLLEGIKTGSSKVSVKLVAPLYTKVPPAMVNVMCVANLYLVPGNAYVMMGGYVTYHAEQIKSNKIHQIKLPTQQYFLTVANKDLVRLESESSSEVVGLALGSTEVYLNDHNVHPDDLVRPPTADIHVVVPAYITLSIHPYNNWNVLINNNYEITVEIFDSNNNRIHPSANIVMKVDLPQEYFKTQESSRNGTWHFGQPIKVGIADVSATLFGVKDRHGQLIELKTPLSTSAQLEIFDGILLDPALAVFPWDPVSRPSFEFQYVVQGAGSPFLWSSANQTVATVTQNGVVKTNPDNVGGTEVKAAMNRASHNFGRARVLVIPTGGLKILNHVIEREIGSDLDVPLQFFAQYEGKRHVFTQCHKLVPVIGLTDERVFVKRSQHLAGVSQGEFKTKDACALIHLRAQSPGFSDLSVSYSYPGFDGQAVKLHDAVTMAAFKPLLPVQPFEGDALLAVESSLNIVWAGGPLPWIKKPEGHFHHLTVQDESVVRAGSRILSAGAVSNTLFAFEVECLKLGETEVTLEVGNRKSPSLPQPVVVSSKIKVICGQPESLELVAEVPLPENTDSPCPLTARTGRVAALSYEDLKIRVTVLDAKGNKFLNISSLDMDWQLSDDNFGQLSKQPTDQDVSILGYKPIQDSYHVLKTQKRTGSLDLTANVKKSSSYLGFGGVSNTLKVNLVQDASVTPNTKSVFNHPDNREHVHVKDGSGFFAIDLSAPNVADAKFLPNNQTVSIRPLNTGDVTLTLRDLCLRSKRSPVVNIYVSGVSRVDLIMSDKVQQGNRVHAKIRLLDHHGEPISSSALKYLTVVPTPASKIVELRPKDQPEDLLFTVKGLELGETTVTANAKFGVQTVSSNPASIQVFPPLELEPRNITLLIGAKFQVRVVGGPNVGSDLRFALLDGEKTAKTNQNGLIEGMTLGSTRMIAKAVGVDKVTGEAVVYSEDRVDVHVVKFGGLRIHAPLTKVRVGGEMPVMAYGTDEHQNPYSHGSAIPYLDLTWDIGHQESADLVSVYHRNHLDLGKDNNGVMRFIARKPGRVTIKLHGKITKSIPLAAQFQFENDRPLSDTLEIQVVEDLDLKSPWLEENTLVMSTNSQYQLRTNRDSQGELRYSVLSKSNVGDAVSVSENGVIKAGRNVGTSVIFIEDIEDYGLVERMSLVVDVKPISYMMINVHEAFDVAPGAIMHKLPKGITLPLSVSYHDNTGLRFDATNAETSYRPSRFDTVSIREHWNNSLAVELVKEEYTVLRSFAGLKSRPDLQDFVIFNVERGMYPDMRQSVMIGDVIDLDNLVVGDLEEANAGSWISEPYGKIQIDPQTGMATCLRSGLVKVTYNIGRDQKISVDFVIKSAAKVIFDTSAVVVRSPDAQFVPFLVQSEFGNETSNFYGTERTGSSMIVDESPLFSCSAKFLSYDHKLAEYYKVRAVFHHGLRSHACELTPKSPLLQSKATLIDSNIELRVVPEIEHSIRSTIGTFPFYPGFHLQLDELQLSNAEPSGVIAIQGLPNVLSGLKLEASNDQFLSLGRDYYEGQTVRMIPVYLRSAFWHEAKAGDGLSVSIHTLQTAHSIPVKVIYAGSTCTNTELNWSSLVYFVLSHYQSLLFIVFSCIICILLTKILLKNNASSSSSQSNVAHQVKTATANSTSLKSPMLASPSSPLNVSSGRSPYLWTVDNSSPIYGSPERRATTSPRHLGQFSYSET; this is translated from the exons ATGTCCAGGAGGTTATCGTGGGTGTGTATGGTGGGCGTGGTCTGCTTGACATGGGTCTGGGCCGGTCAGGGAGTGTGGGGATCCAAGTTGAATGTTCCCCGCGTGTTGCTGCCCTTCAGTGAAGAAGGCACTCAATTCGTTTTATTCGCCCATGAAAACGATGACAACGATAAACGCGGATGCTTTAAATGGAAATCGTCGCGACCGGAA TTGGTGAGCATCACGCCCGTGAATGAGGATCCGATTCAAAGTTGTTCAAGCTCGGCCGTGGTGTCCTCGGTGTCCAAGAGTCGCTCTTCCAAGGTTCAAAGCGTGATCACGGCCGAGGACGTCCAATCCCCGGGTCACCTTCTCCGGTGCGACGTGATTGTGGACACCATCCACGCCCTCCAAATCGTGACCAAGACCCATGAGCTCTACCTGGAAGAGGCCCCCGAGGAGTTCGAAGTGCGAGCCTATGACGACCAAGGCAACGAATTCAGCACCCTCGAGAAGATCATCTTCAA ATGGACCATCGACAACAACGTGAAGAAACCCGGGACAATGGGTGACAACATTCGGTTCATCAACTTCCGAGACTCGACCTACGCCTTCGAAGACACCTTAATGGCCATTGAGGCTCAAAACAAACAGGGACGGAAGGTTCTCTTGGAGGGGATCAAAACGGGCTCGTCTAAGGTGTCGGTCAAGTTGGTGGCTCCCTTGTACACCAAGGTTCCGCCCGCCATGGTCAACGTGATGTGTGTGGCCAATCTGTATTTGGTGCCCGGGAACGCCTATGTCATGATGGGCGGGTACGTTACCTACCACGCCGAGCAAATCAAATCTAACAAG ATCCATCAGATCAAGCTGCCCACCCAACAATACTTCCTGACCGTGGCCAACAAGGACTTGGTTCGTCTGGAATCCGAATCGTCCTCCGAGGTGGTCGGATTAGCCTTGGGATCCACCGAGGTCTACCTCAACGACCACAACGTTCATCCCGACGATCTGGTGCGTCCGCCCACTGCCGATATCCATGTGGTCGTGCCCGCCTACATCACCCTCAGTATTCACCCTTACAACAACTGGAACGTGTTGATCAACAACAACTACGAGATCACCGTCGAGATCTTTGACTCGAACAACAACCGGATCCATCCCTCAGCCAACATCGTTATGAAGGTGGACCTCCCTCAGGAGTACTTCAAGACCCAGGAGAGTAGTCGAAACGGCACCTGGCACTTCGGTCAGCCCATCAAAGTCGGCATTGCCGACGTGAGCGCCACTTTGTTCGGGGTCAAAGACCGACACGGCCAACTGATCGAGCTCAAGACTCCACTGAGCACCTCGGCTCAATTGGAGATCTTCGACGGAATCCTCCTAGATCCGGCTTTGGCCGTGTTCCCTTGGGACCCGGTGAGCCGTCCGTCCTTCGAATTCCAATACGTGGTTCAAGGAGCCGGCTCCCCGTTCCTCTGGTCTTCGGCCAATCAAACCGTGGCGACGGTCACTCAGAATGGCGTGGTCAAAACCAACCCGGACAATGTGGGCGGAACCGAGGTGAAAGCCGCCATGAATCGGGCATCCCACAACTTTGGGCGGGCTCGAGTGTTGGTGATCCCCACGGGTGGATTGAAGATCTTGAACCACGTGATCGAGCGTGAGATCGGATCGGATCTGGACGTTCCATTGCAGTTCTTCGCTCAGTATGAGGGCAAAAGACACGTGTTCACGCAATGCCACAAACTGGTGCCCGTTATTGGTCTCACGGACGAGAGGGTCTTTGTCAAACGCAGCCAACATTTGGCGGGGGTGTCCCAGGGAGAGTTCAAGACCAAGGACGCTTGTGCTCTGATCCACTTGAGGGCTCAATCTCCGGGATTCAGTGATCTCAGCGTGTCCTACTCCTATCCAGGATTTGACGGCCAAGCCGTGAAACTGCACGACGCCGTCACGATGGCCGCCTTCAAGCCACTTCTGCCCGTGCAACCGTTCGAGGGCGACGCTCTTCTAGCCGTGGAATCGAGTCTGAACATCGTGTGGGCTGGAGGTCCATTGCCGTGGATCAAGAAGCCCGAGGGCCATTTTCACCATTTGACCGTTCAAGACGAGTCCGTTGTGCGGGCTGGATCCCGAATCCTCTCGGCGGGAGCCGTTTCGAACACGTTGTTCGCCTTTGAAGTCGAGTGTCTCAAGTTGGGCGAGACCGAAGTGACCCTTGAAGTGGGGAATCGGAAGTCGCCGTCCTTACCTCAACCCGTGGTGGTCTCGTCCAAGATCAAGGTGATCTGCGGTCAGCCAGAATCGCTCGAACTTGTGGCCGAGGTGCCGTTGCCCGAGAATACGGACAGCCCGTGCCCGTTGACGGCTAGAACGGGTAGAGTGGCCGCACTCTCTTATGAGGATCTCAAGATTAGGGTCACCGTTCTGGACGCCAAGGGCAACAAGTTCCTCAACATCTCGTCTTTGGACATGGATTGGCAATTGTCGGATGACAATTTTGGCCAACTCTCCAAACAGCCCACGGATCAAGATGTGTCCATCCTCGGGTACAAGCCCATTCAGGACTCGTATCATGTGCTCAAGACCCAAAAGAGGACGGGATCCTTGGACTTGACGGCCAACGTGAAGAAGAGCTCGTCCTACTTGGGCTTTGGTGGGGTCTCCAACACGCTCAAGGTGAATCTCGTCCAGGATGCCTCGGTCACGCCCAACACCAAGAGCGTGTTCAACCACCCCGACAACCGGGAACACGTCCACGTCAAGGATGGCTCCGGGTTCTTCGCCATCGACTTGAGTGCGCCCAATGTGGCGGATGCGAAATTCCTGCCCAACAACCAGACCGTGTCCATCCGACCGTTGAACACGGGCGACGTGACCTTGACCCTGCGCGACTTGTGCCTGCGGTCCAAACGCTCGCCCGTCGTCAATATCTATGTGAGTGGCGTGAGTCGCGTGGATTTGATCATGAGCGACAAGGTCCAACAAGGCAATCGCGTTCATGCCAAGATCCGACTTCTCGATCATCACGGAGAACCGATCTCCTCTTCGGCCCTCAAATACTTGACCGTGGTCCCCACCCCAGCCTCGAAAATAGTGGAACTCCGCCCCAAAGACCAACCCGAAGATCTGTTGTTCACCGTCAAGGGTCTGGAATTGGGCGAGACCACCGTGACGGCCAATGCCAAGTTTGGCGTGCAGACCGTGTCCTCCAATCCGGCCTCGATTCAAGTGTTCCCGCCTTTGGAGCTGGAGCCTCGAAACATCACGCTTCTCATTGGTGCCAAGTTCCAGGTTCGGGTTGTGGGCGGGCCCAATGTGGGATCGGATCTTCGATTCGCCCTATTGGATGGCGAGAAAACGgccaaaaccaatcaaaatggaCTCATCGAAGGCATGACCCTGGGATCCACGCGAATGATTGCTAAGGCGGTGGGCGTGGATAAGGTCACTGGAGAGGCCGTTGTCTACTCCGAAGATCGCGTGGACGTCCACGTGGTCAAGTTTGGCGGCCTCCGCATCCACGCCCCTCTGACCAAAGTTCGAGTGGGCGGGGAAATGCCCGTGATGGCCTATGGCACGGATGAACATCAGAATCCCTACAGTCATGGATCCGCAATTCCCTACCTGGATCTGACCTGGGACATTGGCCACCAGGAATCCGCCGATCTCGTGAGCGTCTACCACCGCAACCACTTGGATCTGGGCAAGGACAATAACGGCGTGATGCGATTCATCGCCCGGAAACCTGGCCGAGTCACCATCAAACTCCACGGCAAGATCACCAAATCCATCCCTTTGGCGGCTCAGTTCCAGTTCGAAAACGATCGACCGCTCTCCGACACCCTTGAGATCCAAGTGGTGGAGGACCTGGACCTGAAGTCGCCTTGGCTGGAAGAGAACACTCTGGTGATGAGCACGAACTCGCAATATCAGCTACGGACCAATCGAGACTCTCAAGGGGAGCTGAGGTACTCAGTGCTCTCCAAGAGCAACGTGGGCGATGCCGTGAGTGTGAGTGAGAATGGCGTGATCAAAGCGGGTCGAAACGTCGGGACGTCGGTCATCTTCATCGAGGACATCGAGGACTATGGACTGGTGGAGCGGATGAGCCTCGTGGTGGATGTCAAGCCCATTTCCTACATGATGATCAACGTTCACGAAGCTTTTGATGTGGCTCCGGGAGCGATCATGCACAAGCTGCCCAAAGGCATCACCTTGCCTCTGAGTGTGTCCTACCATGACAACACTGGTCTGCGATTTGATGCCACCAATGCGGAGACCAGTTATCGACCCAGTCGATTTGACACGGTCTCCATTCgggaacattggaacaactCGTTGGCGGTTGAGCTCGTCAAAGAGGAATACACCGTGCTCAGATCGTTTGCCGGACTCAAATCCCGTCCTGATTTGCAAGATTTTGTCATCTTCAACGTGGAAAGAGGCATGTATCCGGACATGAGGCAATCCGTGATGATCGGGGACGTGATCGATCTGGATAATCTGGTGGTAGGGGATCTGGAGGAAGCCAATGCCGGGTCTTGGATCTCTGAACCGTACGGCAAGATCCAGATCGACCCGCAAACCGGAATGGCCACGTGTCTCCGCTCGGGCCTGGTCAAGGTCACCTACAACATTGGACGCGATCAGAAGATCTCGGTGGATTTCGTGATCAAATCCGCCGCTAAGGTCATCTTCGACACCTCGGCTGTGGTCGTCCGATCTCCCGATGCTCAATTCGTGCCATTCCTGGTGCAATCCGAATTCGGCAACGAGACCTCGAATTTCTATGGCACCGAACGAACGGGATCCTCGATGATTGTGGACGAATCGCCCTTATTTTCTTGCTCGGCCAAGTTCTTGTCCTACGATCACAAACTCGCCGAATATTACAAAGTACGAGCCGTCTTCCACCACGGATTGCGCTCGCATGCCTGCGAATTGACCCCGAAATCGCCCTTACTTCAATCCAAAGCCACCTTGATCGACTCGAATATCGAGTTGCGAGTCGTTCCAGAAATCGAGCATTCCATCCGAAGCACAATCGGCACGTTTCCATTCTATCCCGGATTTCATCTCCAGCTCGATGAGCTCCAACTCTCCAATGCCGAACCCTCCGGAGTGATCGCCATCCAAGGACTTCCAAACGTGTTGTCCGGGCTCAAATTGGAAGCGTCCAACGACCAATTCCTCAGCCTGGGACGCGATTACTATGAAGGCCAAACCGTCCGAATGATACCCGTATACCTCCGATCGGCCTTTTGGCACGAGGCCAAGGCCGGAGATGGACTCTCCGTGTCCATTCACACCCTGCAAACAGCCCACTCCATCCCCGTGAAGGTGATCTATGCCGGTAGTACGTGCACCAATACCGAGCTGAATTGGTCTTCCCTGGTGTACTTTGTGCTCTCGCACTACCAATCCCTGCTCTTCATCGTGTTCTCGtgcatcatttgcatcctCCTCACCAAGATCCTTCTCAAAAACAAcgcctcgtcctcctcgtctcAGAGTAATGTGGCCCATCAAGTCAAAACCGCCACGGCCAATTCGACATCGCTCAAATCGCCGATGTTGGCCTCGCCCTCGTCCCCATTGAACGTGTCCTCGGGACGGTCCCCGTATCTGTGGACGGTGGACAATAGCTCGCCCATTTATGGCAGTCCCGAGAGACGAGCTACGACCTCACCTCGACATCTGGGACAGTTCTCGTACTCGGAAACGTAG
- the LOC131882613 gene encoding importin-13-like: MEFTSANVEKVVLQFYQQSGTNQQQNHEWLTRAQMSPQAWEFAWDLVTPQKNPEVQFFGANTLATKVSKFFHEVPVAQFTMLRERLLTLLTTYSLGPKMVTTRLCVAVAGLVNHALPKLWATPIQDLVAIFQREMESKGVGVLLILLEMLTVIPEEFLTMIMNSGRRNEVRVQLANTVPSVLDLIKKVFTEAGIPNDITVQSIKALQSWVQFGVPMEEEEGLFGKLLVCMKDEEMFECSLEAMCSIVSHPNTHKFPNTMKKLLGHVLSLDQVLFKLMQEDSYEVALPLATLFITFGESHSRLLLDWTTESEEGRNAALRLVSIILRISSSQAQFPTQETLSEIAFGFWYIFQDDIIACEPQQFQHCITVFGRIYHELVESLLRKSMYPLNDQSWTADQKEVFRCYRTDVADTIMYCFNILRDNLLQILLSHLDQAITKSNNEGQQHWPYLEACLYAWSAIGESMAEEEESALLSQFLAKLPLIPYNNNPKVISSALDCIGGFAEWLANYPQLVPHVIPIVTSALPNQELSLCATMALKDMARDCTDGLKPYAKEVVSACVSALRSNQLKPGECVRLMYPIGKMLSMMPQEEIMGTMESILTPYITELRSLSAQEPNVQLKTRVVFILKLLTTLFQALNLNPKEEGDKVESQQNPKRIQPMITLFPQLFPLVKDVAARWVRDEEVMDTVWGFLKQCAHTLLNDIRPFTQDILELLINCYTTAPHGAALELAKLFLTLLGSEPGYAQAFVQLFARINTTTMQFIQSTGNVSDHSDLIATYFQVMSQIMKKDRKMFDPQGIEAGPLFQCATFCLALPESSVVRYASSFISHMVTVSRESPYLTGIVNEQGEMLFKQVVTCIGGDYGKNHGDYYAEILLSLNKKYFDNLCNYMNILLREENFPTERVSRQQKEQFAQMVLKERANKRKLIEIVREFSLACNGMISTEQMNQVLAAYERIEEKHEVAAELKQANAAAAAAGGVMGAGVLR; this comes from the coding sequence ATGGAGTTCACTTCAGCCAATGTGGAGAAGGTGGTGCTCCAGTTCTACCAACAATCCGGGACCAACCAGCAGCAAAACCACGAATGGCTGACCCGCGCCCAAATGTCGCCCCAAGCCTGGGAGTTCGCCTGGGACCTGGTCACGCCCCAGAAGAATCCGGAGGTGCAGTTCTTTGGCGCCAACACGTTGGCCACCAAGGTGTCCAAGTTCTTCCACGAGGTGCCGGTGGCGCAGTTCACCATGCTGCGGGAACGACTATTGACCTTGCTGACCACCTACTCGTTAGGGCCCAAGATGGTCACCACGCGTTTGTGTGTGGCCGTGGCGGGCTTGGTCAATCACGCCCTGCCCAAGCTGTGGGCCACGCCTATCCAGGATCTGGTGGCCATTTTTCAACGCGAGATGGAGTCGAAAGGAGTGGGCGTGCTCTTGATCTTGCTGGAGATGCTCACCGTCATCCCCGAGGAGTTTCTGACCATGATCATGAATTCCGGTCGTCGGAATGAGGTCCGGGTTCAATTGGCCAACACTGTGCCTTCGGTCCTGGATCTGATCAAGAAGGTGTTTACCGAGGCGGGCATTCCCAATGATATCACGGTTCAATCCATCAAGGCCCTCCAATCCTGGGTCCAGTTTGGTGTGCccatggaggaggaggaaggccTGTTTGGCAAGTTGTTGGTGTGTATGAAGGATGAAGAGATGTTCGAGTGTTCTCTCGAGGCCATGTGTAGTATCGTGAGCCACCCGAACACCCACAAGTTTCCCAACACCATGAAGAAGCTCCTGGGCCATGTTTTGTCCCTGGATCAGGTGTTGTTCAAGCTGATGCAAGAAGATTCGTATGAGGTGGCTCTGCCTCTGGCCACGCTCTTCATCACCTTTGGCGAAAGTCACTCGCGCTTGCTCCTGGATTGGACCACGGAGAGCGAGGAAGGGCGGAACGCGGCCTTGAGATTGGTGTCCATCATCCTGCGGATCTCGTCCAGCCAGGCCCAGTTCCCCACCCAAGAGACGTTGAGCGAGATTGCCTTCGGTTTCTGGTACATATTCCAAGATGACATTATTGCCTGCGAGCCCCAGCAGTTCCAGCATTGCATCACGGTGTTTGGTCGGATTTACCATGAGCTCGTGGAGTCCTTGCTACGGAAGTCCATGTACCCGTTGAATGATCAAAGTTGGACGGCTGACCAGAAGGAAGTTTTCCGATGTTATCGCACGGATGTGGCTGACACCATTATGTATTGCTTCAACATCCTTAGGGATAACCTCCTTCAGATCTTGCTCTCCCACCTGGATCAGGCCATCACCAAGTCCAACAATGAAGGCCAGCAGCATTGGCCCTATCTCGAGGCGTGTCTGTACGCCTGGTCGGCCATCGGCGAATCCATGGCCGAAGAGGAGGAGTCGGCCCTTTTGTCGCAGTTCTTGGCCAAACTCCCGCTCATACCTTACAACAACAACCCGAAGGTGATCTCGTCGGCCTTGGACTGCATTGGCGGCTTCGCCGAGTGGCTGGCCAACTACCCTCAGCTCGTGCCCCACGTCATCCCCATTGTGACCTCGGCCCTTCCCAATCAGGAGTTGTCGCTTTGCGCCACCATGGCGCTGAAGGACATGGCGAGAGATTGCACCGACGGACTCAAGCCCTACGCCAAGGAGGTGGTCAGCGCTTGCGTGTCTGCCCTCCGATCCAACCAGCTGAAGCCCGGAGAGTGCGTCCGTCTCATGTACCCGATCGGAAAGATGCTGTCCATGATGCCGCAGGAGGAGATCATGGGCACAATGGAGTCCATCCTGACGCCCTACATCACGGAACTCCGCTCGCTCTCCGCCCAGGAGCCCAATGTCCAGCTCAAGACCCGGGTGGTGTTCATCCTGAAACTCCTGACCACTCTGTTCCAAGCGTTGAACCTGAACCCCAAGGAGGAGGGTGACAAGGTGGAATCTCAGCAGAACCCCAAGCGGATCCAGCCCATGATCACGCTGTTCCCCCAGTTGTTCCCATTGGTCAAAGATGTGGCGGCCCGCTGGGTCAGAGATGAGGAAGTCATGGACACGGTGTGGGGTTTTCTCAAGCAGTGCGCTCACACCCTACTCAACGATATTCGCCCATTCACACAAGACATACTTGAGCTCCTGATCAACTGCTACACAACCGCACCTCACGGCGCAGCCCTCGAGCTGGCCAAGCTATTCCTGACCCTGTTAGGCTCAGAACCGGGCTATGCCCAAGCCTTTGTCCAGCTGTTTGCCCGCATCAACACCACTACCATGCAGTTCATTCAGAGTACGGGCAACGTGTCCGACCACTCGGATCTGATAGCCACATACTTCCAGGTCATGAGTCAGATCATGAAGAAGGATCGCAAAATGTTCGATCCACAGGGCATTGAAGCGGGTCCGTTGTTCCAATGTGCCACCTTCTGTCTGGCCTTGCCCGAATCCAGCGTGGTCCGCTACGCGTCCAGCTTCATCAGTCATATGGTCACCGTGAGTCGCGAATCCCCATACCTCACTGGCATTGTCAACGAACAGGGCGAGATGCTCTTCAAGCAAGTGGTCACCTGCATCGGGGGAGACTACGGCAAGAACCACGGGGACTACTACGCCGAAATCCTCCTTTCCCTGAACAAGAAGTACTTTGACAATCTGTGCAACTACATGAACATCCTCCTCCGAGAGGAGAACTTCCCCACCGAGCGTGTGAGCCGCCAACAGAAGGAGCAATTCGCCCAAATGGTACTCAAAGAGCGGGCCAACAAACGCAAACTGATCGAGATCGTGCGCGAGTTCTCC